The following coding sequences lie in one Capsicum annuum cultivar UCD-10X-F1 chromosome 5, UCD10Xv1.1, whole genome shotgun sequence genomic window:
- the LOC107853714 gene encoding ER membrane protein complex subunit 3: MAEDLVLDTAIRDWVLIPLSVVMVLIGVLRYFVSKLMKGSSQLPDPKIVKEGQVIIRARSLRAGANYIPAKSFRARKAYYSNEENGLLHVPKGQAQNPQAQMFSDPNMAMDMMKKNLSMIIPQTLTFAWINFFFSGFVAAKIPFPLTQRFRAMLQNGIDLSTVDVSYVSSRSWYFLNLFGLRGLFSLILGEENATDDTQRMMQMSGFGMDPSKTLGAEKDGLDIVQHEWALPKFEQRAEAVLRKLVK; encoded by the exons ATGGCGGAAGATTTAGTATTGGATACAGCAATTAGAGATTGGGTATTAATACCATTATCAGTAGTCATGGTTCTTATTGGTGTACTTCGTTATTTTGTATCAAAACTCATGAAGGGTTCTTCACAATTACCTGATCCTAAAATCGTCAAAGAAGG gcAAGTGATAATAAGGGCTAGGAGTTTGAGAGCTGGAGCTAATTATATTCCAGCTAAATCGTTTCGGGCTAGGAAAGCTTATTACAGTAACGAG GAAAATGGATTACTACATGTTCCCAAGGGCCAAGCTCAAAATCCACAGGCGCAAATGTTCTCTGACCCGAACATGGCTAtggatatgatgaagaagaatttGTCAATGATAATTCCTCAG ACTCTTACATTTGCATGGATCAACTTCTTCTTCTCTGGGTTTGTAGCAG CAAAGATACCTTTTCCTTTAACTCAGAGGTTCAGGGCCATGTTGCAAAATGGCATTGATCTAAGCACAGTTGATGTCAGTTATGTCAGCAGTCGCTCATG GTATTTCCTCAATCTGTTCGGATTAAGGGGTTTGTTCAGCCTCATTCTCGGAGAAGAAAATG CAACTGACGATACTCAACGCATGATGCAAATGAGCGGATTTGGTATGGACCCCAGCAAG ACTTTAGGAGCAGAAAAGGACGGATTAGACATCGTTCAGCATGAATGGGCGCTACCTAAATTTGAGCAACGAGCTGAAGCAGTCTTGCGGAAACTTGTGAAATGA
- the LOC107853709 gene encoding rho GDP-dissociation inhibitor 1 — protein MDSEEGKKGIATPVVESDSEVEHEHYEKNVSRQMSESSLYTTEDEEEDETNNTIELGPQFTLKETFEKDKDDESLRRWKEQLLGSVDINSVGESLDPDVKILSLEIKSPGRPAIVLPIPEDGKPESPWFTLKEGSKYSLKFSFEVLNNIVTGLKYTNTVWKTGIKVDSSKQMIGAFSPQSEPYTHEMPEDTTPSGMFARGSYSARTKFLDDDNKCYLEINYTFDIKKEWLAT, from the exons atggattctgaggagggtAAAAAGGGAATTGCAACACCAGTTGTTGAATCTGATTCAGAGGTTGAACATGAGCATTATGAGAAAAATGTTAGTAGGCAAATGAGTGAGAGTTCCCTTTATACTACTGAGGATGAGGAAGAAGATGAAACTAATAATACGATTGAGTTGGGTCCACAATTCACTCTCAAAGAAACATTTGAGAAAGataag GATGATGAGAGTTTGAGAAGGTGGAAGGAGCAGCTTCTTGGAAGTGTGGATATCAATTCTGTTGGAG AATCCCTGGATCCAGACGTGAAGATCTTGAGCCTTGAAATCAAGTCCCCTGGTAGACCTGCTATTGTTCTCCCGATCCCTGAGGACGGGAAACCCGAGAGCCCATGGTTTACACTAAAAGAAGGAAGCAAAtacagcttaaaattctcatttgAAGTCCTCAACAATATAGTGACGGGGCTCAAATACACGAACACAGTATGGAAAACTGGTATCAAAG TGGACAGCTCGAAACAAATGATTGGGGCCTTCAGTCCTCAATCGGAGCCTTATACACATGAAATGCCGGAGGATACTACCCCTTCTGGCATGTTTGCAAGAGGATCTTACTCGGCAAGGACAAAG TTCCTTGACGACGATAACAAGTGCTATTTGGAGATCAACTACACATTCGATATCAAGAAAGAGTGGCTGGCGACATAA